A window of the Hordeum vulgare subsp. vulgare chromosome 5H, MorexV3_pseudomolecules_assembly, whole genome shotgun sequence genome harbors these coding sequences:
- the LOC123398827 gene encoding glutamate receptor 2.8-like, with protein MEKTPRTILFLLLLLLGDLGVAQDTTSKADEFHVGVILNLGSLVGKVARTSISLAVEDFYAAHRNYSTKLVLHVRDSMGNDIQAASAAIELLDNYKLQAIIGPQKSSEAVLISKIGNITRVPIVSFTATSPSLTSDTMPYFVRATLNDSAQVSSIASLVKAYGWREVVLVYDNTDYGRGILPYLISALQESDIHVLYQSVITSSATSEIMMQELYKLMTMQTRVFIVHMSSRLTSLLFTKAKEAGMMDKGFAWITTNGVANIIDSLNPSVIEVMNGVLGVRYHVPKSRELDNFSIRWNRMYQQDNPDESPFNKLSIVGLWAYDTIWALAQAAEKVGISSATNKQPWPVKNSTCLESMVISTNGPELLTAIVQNKFRGISGDFDLTDRQLKVSVFQIINVVGRGWREIGFWSVKSGLSRQLNQNSLKTTGSASILDLNPVIWPGESTEIPRGWEIPISGKKLRVGVHTSNCPEFIKTFRDPVTNVTSASGLSVDIFEEAIKRLPFALTYEYLAFDTADTASTGSYNDFIYQVYLQKYDIAVGDITVRYNRSLYVDFTVPYTESGVGMIVPVKENMIKNMWIFLKPLSTGMWFGSIIFFIYTGVVAWLLEYLNGNQHVHGPFSLKQVGITIFFSIFEEKEKLTRFLSRIVLLVWMFVFLVLTSSYTASFASMLTVQQLSPTVTDVHELQRKGEYVGFHRGSYIEGLLVDIGFERSKIRPYETQEDFSAALSKGSKNGGIAALVHEVPYIKLFLAKYSKGYAMVGPIYKSAGFAFALPKQSPLRAEISRAILNITGEDSINEIEKKWIYQNSHQHEDKIDGSGAITFESFGGLFLLTGVVTTCSLAVAMLMNWYKKYQQNAWSKEDDQNECGHGKQGENGDSQEEQGDQNSNEHGNCSDIEKQTTLTVSLSSNTE; from the exons CGATTGAGTTACTGGATAATTACAAACTGCAAGCCATCATTGGTCCCCAGAAATCATCAGAAGCTGTACTCATCTCCAAGATCGGAAATATAACTCGAGTCCCCATAGTATCCTTCACAGCAACAAGCCCCTCTCTCACTTCAGATACTATGCCATATTTTGTGCGTGCAACATTGAATGACTCAGCTCAGGTGAGTAGCATTGCCTCACTTGTAAAAGCCTATGGATGGAGAGAAGTGGTGCTAGTATATGACAACACCGACTATGGTAGAGGCATTCTACCATATCTCATTAGTGCACTTCAAGAGAGTGATATCCATGTCCTGTATCAGAGTGTTATCACTTCATCAGCAACAagtgaaatcatgatgcaagaaCTCTATAAGTTGATGACAATGCAAACAAGGGTGTTTATTGTTCATATGTCATCCAGGCTGACTTCCCTTCTTTTTACGAAGGCCAAAGAGGCAGGGATGATGGACAAGGGATTTGCATGGATTACTACAAATGGAGTAGCAAACATCATCGACTCACTCAATCCAAGTGTGATCGAGGTAATGAATGGTGTACTGGGAGTAAGGTATCATGTCCCCAAATCAAGAGAACTTGATAATTTCTCCATAAGGTGGAACAGAATGTACCAACAGGATAACCCAGATGAATCACCCTTCAATAAACTAAGCATTGTTGGACTATGGGCCTATGATACGATATGGGCATTAGCACAGGCAGCAGAAAAGGTTGGGATATCCAGTGCCACAAATAAGCAACCATGGCCCGTCAAGAACTCCACATGCTTGGAATCCATGGTTATCTCCACAAATGGTCCGGAACTCTTAACAGCAATTGTACAAAATAAGTTTAGAGGTATAAGTGGTGACTTTGACCTTACAGATAGACAGCTTAAAGTTTCTGTGTTCCAAATAATAAATGTGGTTGGGAGAGGTTGGAGAGAAATCGGGTTTTGGAGTGTAAAAAGTGGACTTTCACGGCAGTTGAATCAAAATAGCTTAAAAACAACAGGATCAGCCTCAATACTTGATCTAAATCCTGTAATTTGGCCAGGAGAGTCAACTGAAATACCGAGGGGCTGGGAAATTCCTATAAGTGGTAAGAAGCTTAGAGTCGGTGTGCACACCAGCAATTGCCCAGAGTTTATAAAGACATTCAGAGATCCTGTTACAAATGTAACAAGTGCGAGTGGCCTTTCAGTTGATATATTTGAGGAGGCAATAAAGAGGCTACCTTTTGCACTTACTTATGAGTATCTGGCATTTGACACAGCTGATACAGCAAGTACAGGAAGCTACAACGATTTTATTTACCAAGTTTATCTTCAG AAATACGACATAGCGGTTGGAGATATTACTGTAAGGTACAATAGATCATTGTATGTCGACTTCACTGTACCATACACAGAATCTGGAGTAGGGATGATTGTCCCAGTCAAGGAAAACATGATCAAGAACATGTGGATTTTCTTGAAACCATTGAGCACTGGAATGTGGTTTGGAAGCATCATATTCTTTATTTACACAGGAGTTGTTGCCTGGCTTCTGGAGTATCTGAATGGCAATCAACATGTACATGGTCCCTTTTCACTCAAACAAGTGGGGATTACAATATTCTTCTCCATTTTCGAAGAGA AGGAGAAGCTGACACGCTTTCTATCCAGAATTGTTCTGCTTGTATGGATGTTTGTTTTTCTGGTACTTACATCAAGTTATACTGCAAGCTTTGCATCAATGCTGACTGTGCAGCAGCTTTCACCGACAGTGACTGACGTTCATGAACTCCAGAGGAAAGGAGAATATGTAGGGTTCCACCGCGGTTCCTATATAGAGGGTCTACTGGTGGATATTGGTTTTGAAAGATCAAAGATCAGGCCCTATGAAACACAAGAAGATTTCTCTGCTGCTCTTTCTAAAGGAAGCAAAAATGGTGGCATTGCTGCGCTTGTACATGAAGTCCCATACATCAAACTGTTTCTCGCGAAGTATAGCAAAGGTTACGCAATGGTGGGGCCTATTTACAAGAGTGCAGGTTTTGCATTT GCGCTTCCCAAGCAATCACCACTAAGAGCTGAAATATCAAGGGCAATACTCAACATAACAGGAGAAGATAGTAtcaatgaaattgaaaagaaatggATATATCAAAACAGCCATCAACATGAGGATAAAATTGATGGTTCAGGCGCTATCACTTTTGAAAGTTTTGGGGGGTTATTTCTCCTAACTGGGGTTGTGACAACCTGTTCCCTTGCTGTAGCCATGCTGATGAACTGGTACAAAAAATATCAACAAAATGCATGGAGCAAAGAAGATGACCAAAATGAATGTGGACACGGGAAACAAGGAGAAAATGGAGATTCacaggaagaacaaggagatcagaacagcaatgaaCACGGAAATTGCAGTGATATAGAGAAGCAGACAACATTGACAGTGTCACTCAGTTCAAACACAGAGTGA